The following proteins come from a genomic window of Desmospora profundinema:
- a CDS encoding ATP-binding protein: MIWRSVVGKLWLTIIGLVTLILVMLSLFLSEQIMDTYYQAELNSLEQLAQHVQKTLEEPGVDRKRAEHLHSVLKVADLFDTYMIILGKDGAVESVEVSPHVPEFPWQEILEQTELDQVFQGEKQVLRSRVMVGKDGESTFPLFKDEIMMVAYPLHEEDQVVGAVVLYRTQEQLNENEIKKLIFFSALIGIFLTTIFAFFLSTRITQPLIQMKKASEKMAEGKFSTRVPVRSHERDEIGDLAVAFNRMAAQLEESIHALSQEKEQLASILRSMADGVITMDAQGRVIVTNPPAEELLNHWREEEEEGPDLPSPLREIFSLVVQDEREQFGDITVHGRTWAVVMAPLYAREQVRGAVAVLRDVTEERRTDKLRKDFVANVSHELRTPLAMLQGYSEALLDGIAQTPEDQSEIAKVINDESLRMGRLVRELLDLARMEAGHIRLETAEMDAIPLVRRVLRKFQAIAAEQKMTLVGDIPQSLPTVEWDEDKVEQVLTNLVDNAIRHTPAGGRVSIELVETESGLQLCVRDTGSGIPEEDLPFIFERFYKADKARTRGQAGTGLGLAIVKHIVEAHQGIVTVESQLDKGTTFKVQLPWRAQGDA; the protein is encoded by the coding sequence GTGATCTGGCGCAGCGTCGTCGGCAAGCTCTGGTTGACGATCATCGGGCTGGTGACGCTGATTCTGGTGATGCTCAGCCTGTTTTTGTCGGAACAGATTATGGATACCTATTACCAGGCGGAATTAAACAGTCTGGAGCAGCTGGCCCAACATGTCCAAAAGACGTTGGAGGAGCCGGGCGTCGACAGAAAGCGGGCGGAGCATCTCCATTCGGTGTTAAAAGTGGCGGATTTGTTTGATACCTACATGATTATCTTGGGGAAAGACGGGGCGGTGGAATCAGTGGAGGTCTCCCCCCACGTTCCGGAATTTCCCTGGCAGGAAATCTTGGAGCAGACCGAGCTCGACCAGGTTTTCCAGGGTGAAAAACAGGTGCTGCGCAGCCGGGTGATGGTGGGTAAGGATGGGGAATCCACTTTCCCTTTGTTCAAAGATGAAATCATGATGGTGGCTTATCCCTTGCATGAAGAAGACCAGGTTGTGGGAGCCGTGGTACTCTACCGCACCCAGGAACAATTGAATGAAAACGAAATCAAAAAGCTGATCTTTTTTTCAGCGTTGATCGGGATATTCTTAACCACCATTTTTGCGTTTTTTCTCTCTACAAGGATCACCCAACCCTTGATCCAAATGAAAAAAGCATCGGAGAAGATGGCGGAGGGTAAATTTTCCACCCGTGTTCCGGTTCGCTCCCATGAGCGGGATGAAATCGGCGATTTGGCTGTCGCATTCAATCGGATGGCTGCGCAGCTGGAAGAGTCGATTCACGCCTTGTCCCAGGAAAAAGAGCAACTGGCCAGCATCCTGCGCAGCATGGCGGACGGTGTGATCACCATGGACGCACAGGGCAGGGTGATCGTCACCAACCCGCCGGCGGAAGAGCTCCTGAACCACTGGCGGGAGGAAGAAGAGGAAGGCCCTGATCTGCCATCCCCTCTTCGTGAAATTTTCAGCCTGGTGGTGCAGGATGAGCGGGAACAATTCGGGGACATCACAGTTCATGGACGAACCTGGGCTGTGGTAATGGCTCCCCTGTACGCCCGAGAGCAGGTCAGGGGAGCCGTGGCTGTATTACGGGATGTGACGGAGGAAAGGCGTACGGATAAATTGCGCAAAGACTTTGTCGCCAATGTCTCACACGAACTGCGGACGCCATTGGCGATGTTGCAGGGATACAGCGAAGCCCTTCTGGACGGGATTGCCCAAACACCGGAAGACCAGTCTGAAATCGCGAAAGTGATCAATGACGAGTCGCTGCGCATGGGCCGATTGGTACGGGAGTTATTGGATCTGGCCCGGATGGAGGCAGGACACATTCGTTTGGAAACGGCTGAGATGGATGCGATTCCTCTGGTCCGTCGCGTTTTGCGCAAATTCCAGGCGATCGCCGCAGAACAGAAAATGACCTTGGTGGGTGACATACCCCAGTCCCTTCCCACAGTGGAATGGGATGAGGACAAGGTGGAGCAGGTATTGACCAATCTGGTGGATAACGCCATTCGCCACACTCCGGCAGGAGGGCGGGTTTCCATCGAGCTCGTTGAGACGGAAAGCGGACTGCAACTCTGTGTCCGGGATACCGGAAGCGGGATTCCGGAAGAGGATCTGCCTTTTATCTTTGAACGTTTCTACAAGGCGGATAAGGCGCGTACCCGCGGTCAAGCGGGCACCGGTCTGGGGCTGGCCATCGTCAAACATATTGTGGAGGCTCATCAGGGGATCGTGACGGTGGAGAGTCAACTGGATAAAGGGACTACCTTCAAGGTACAGCTTCCCTGGCGAGCCCAGGGCGATGCATAA
- a CDS encoding response regulator transcription factor, giving the protein MEKQEYILVVDDEDRIRRLLRMYLEREGYRIDEAEDGEQALEKALEHDYDLILLDLMLPGSDGLEVCRDIRNKKATPIIMLTARGEESNRVEGFEAGTDDYVVKPFSPRELVHRVKAVLRRSSATAFLSTETETHNVIVFPDLAIDHDAHEVRAGGVEVSLTPKEYELLHYLASSPDKVFTREELLRDVWNYEFFGDLRTVDTHIKRLREKLNRASPSAAAMINTVWGVGYKLEVPKE; this is encoded by the coding sequence GTGGAGAAGCAAGAATATATTTTAGTTGTTGACGATGAAGATCGTATCCGCCGTTTACTTCGCATGTATCTGGAACGGGAAGGGTACCGAATCGACGAAGCGGAAGACGGCGAACAGGCGTTGGAAAAAGCGCTGGAACACGATTACGATCTGATCCTATTGGATTTGATGCTCCCGGGATCGGACGGTCTTGAGGTGTGCCGGGATATCCGCAATAAAAAGGCCACCCCCATCATCATGCTGACGGCACGGGGGGAAGAGAGTAACCGAGTGGAAGGGTTTGAAGCGGGCACGGATGATTATGTGGTGAAACCCTTCAGCCCCCGGGAGTTGGTTCACCGGGTGAAAGCGGTATTGCGCCGTTCGTCGGCTACAGCGTTTTTGTCGACGGAGACCGAAACCCACAACGTGATCGTCTTTCCGGATTTGGCCATCGATCATGATGCTCACGAAGTGAGGGCAGGCGGGGTGGAAGTGTCTCTGACGCCCAAGGAGTACGAGTTGCTTCATTACCTGGCCTCCTCACCGGATAAGGTATTCACCCGGGAAGAGCTGTTGCGGGACGTATGGAACTATGAGTTTTTTGGCGATTTACGCACGGTGGACACTCATATTAAACGTCTCCGGGAGAAGTTGAACCGGGCTTCTCCTTCCGCTGCCGCCATGATCAACACGGTCTGGGGAGTCGGTTATAAACTTGAGGTGCCGAAAGAGTGA
- the ccsB gene encoding c-type cytochrome biogenesis protein CcsB, whose amino-acid sequence MEQTMETLLFGTFILYLLASIAFVMAVTGKGSRDGKEVHMTRWGRRGITLAIAGVALHVGFIIVRLLLGGHFTSNMFEFTAFLCFTIVTAYIVIYYLYRTITLGAFAMPLAVIMLAYASVFPREVTPLIPALQSHWLHIHVITVALGQGALAVGFVAGLIYLIRWVGKDRGHTRTATWLEVTMVVVVMYVSFIFLSFAFGGYEATFQHPVDDTEVVQEFVMPPIVGPHEGKAVDVPAFLGLQGPLFEVPSWMQGEKAANKLNSVLWSIFIGLVLYGILRLAFRKPIYELLYPLVKNLNLETVDEISYRAIAIGYPIFTLGGLVFAMIWAHEAWGRFWGWDPKEVWALITWLFYSAYLHLRLSRGWQGLRSSWLAVGGFIIILINLIVINLVIAGLHSYA is encoded by the coding sequence GCAGTGACGGGAAAAGGATCCCGTGACGGGAAAGAAGTGCATATGACACGCTGGGGGCGGCGGGGAATCACACTGGCCATCGCCGGTGTGGCCCTGCATGTCGGATTTATTATTGTCCGCCTTCTGCTGGGTGGACACTTTACCAGCAATATGTTTGAATTTACGGCTTTCCTCTGCTTTACGATCGTGACTGCTTATATCGTGATCTATTATTTATACCGAACGATTACCTTAGGTGCCTTTGCCATGCCGTTGGCGGTGATTATGCTGGCGTATGCCTCGGTTTTTCCCCGAGAGGTGACACCGCTGATTCCCGCATTGCAAAGCCACTGGCTCCACATTCATGTGATCACCGTGGCTTTGGGGCAAGGGGCGCTGGCAGTGGGATTTGTGGCAGGTTTGATCTATCTGATCCGCTGGGTTGGAAAAGACCGGGGTCATACCCGTACGGCCACCTGGCTGGAAGTGACGATGGTGGTCGTCGTGATGTATGTCAGCTTCATATTCCTGTCTTTCGCATTTGGTGGGTATGAGGCGACGTTCCAGCATCCTGTGGACGACACGGAAGTGGTGCAGGAGTTTGTCATGCCGCCGATTGTGGGTCCCCACGAGGGTAAAGCGGTAGATGTACCCGCTTTTTTGGGGCTTCAGGGTCCGTTGTTTGAAGTTCCTTCCTGGATGCAGGGGGAAAAGGCGGCCAACAAGCTGAATTCCGTTCTGTGGTCTATCTTCATCGGCCTCGTCCTGTACGGAATCCTGCGTCTGGCTTTCCGAAAACCAATCTACGAACTCCTCTATCCCTTGGTGAAAAATCTCAACCTGGAAACAGTGGATGAGATCAGTTACCGGGCCATTGCCATCGGGTATCCGATTTTCACCCTGGGCGGCCTTGTTTTCGCCATGATCTGGGCCCATGAAGCCTGGGGCCGTTTCTGGGGGTGGGATCCCAAAGAAGTGTGGGCGCTTATCACCTGGCTTTTTTACAGCGCCTATCTGCATTTGCGTCTGTCCCGGGGGTGGCAAGGCCTTCGATCGTCCTGGCTGGCTGTGGGCGGTTTTATCATCATCCTGATCAATCTGATCGTGATCAATTTGGTCATCGCCGGTCTTCATTCCTACGCGTGA